A portion of the Glycine max cultivar Williams 82 unplaced genomic scaffold, Glycine_max_v4.0 scaffold_102, whole genome shotgun sequence genome contains these proteins:
- the LOC106796551 gene encoding non-specific lipid transfer protein GPI-anchored 14 has product MKTNKKCVCLILKDRDDPDLGLKINMTIAVGLPSLCKTPDNLSQCSAEGSSQNGRNQGTDEMATAKKNSASYIGKRLLESLVAVAGLLIWLS; this is encoded by the exons ATGAAGACCAACAAGAAGTGTGTCTGCCTTATTCTCAAAGACAGGGATGATCCTGACCTTGGCTTGAAGATTAACATGACAATTGCTGTTGGTCTCCCTTCTCTTTGCAAAACTCCTGATAATCTCTCACAGTGCTCTG CTGAAGGAAGTTCCCAGAATGGTAGAAACCAGGGGACAGATGAAATGGCCACAGCTAAGAAGAATAGTGCGTCTTATATCGGGAAGAGATTGTTAGAAAGTTTGGTTGCAGTTGCAGGGCTTCTAATTTGGCTTTCATGA